The following coding sequences are from one Mycobacterium bourgelatii window:
- a CDS encoding HNH endonuclease yields the protein MDGDAADPLLLGQRVVAILETGLRTATYKLATLMALIEHCIENLPPNPDDALQVPIPDLAHRVLGIYWRQVRPFDGHELRQSTQPRARILAATNQLRAAAGYGVGSVDAARMRVPAAYDRAVDDVVLCLAQQPLHRLQKLPGASTSDPFLYDDSFLHDHVSRSTLRAHGDCIELKPGVAHGLARLAGLLKPALEIMWVDDVRRMNKFLGAEVPDVAGHLFGRERTALAAVREPFKEAFGPHCFYCQTHLPPNNPIDHVLPWSLVGIDGLSNLVLACARCNGDKSGALPAVTIVDRVLQRDRDVLEQIASELVWPTQHDRVLAAARGIYRGQPAGVPTWSGYKRSERLDISFLPSWA from the coding sequence GTGGATGGTGACGCGGCGGATCCGCTTCTCCTCGGCCAGCGGGTGGTCGCGATACTCGAGACCGGTCTGCGCACGGCGACCTACAAGCTGGCGACGCTGATGGCGCTCATCGAGCATTGCATCGAGAATCTGCCGCCAAATCCCGACGACGCACTGCAAGTCCCCATTCCCGATCTGGCGCACCGCGTGCTGGGGATCTACTGGCGGCAGGTCCGCCCGTTCGACGGTCACGAACTGCGGCAGTCGACGCAGCCGCGCGCCCGAATACTGGCAGCGACTAACCAGTTACGCGCGGCGGCAGGTTACGGCGTCGGTTCGGTCGATGCGGCACGGATGCGTGTGCCCGCCGCATACGATCGCGCTGTCGACGACGTGGTGTTGTGTCTCGCTCAGCAGCCGTTGCACCGCCTGCAGAAGCTGCCGGGCGCATCAACCAGCGACCCGTTTCTCTACGACGACTCATTCCTGCACGACCACGTGTCGCGGTCGACGCTGCGCGCGCACGGCGACTGCATCGAGCTCAAACCCGGTGTTGCACATGGCCTGGCGCGACTGGCGGGCCTGCTGAAGCCGGCGTTGGAAATCATGTGGGTCGACGACGTGCGCCGGATGAACAAGTTCCTCGGCGCCGAGGTTCCCGATGTTGCGGGGCATCTGTTCGGGCGAGAACGGACCGCGCTGGCCGCCGTACGCGAGCCATTCAAGGAGGCATTCGGTCCGCACTGCTTCTACTGCCAAACGCACCTGCCACCGAACAACCCGATCGATCATGTGCTGCCGTGGTCGCTCGTCGGGATCGACGGGCTGTCGAACCTGGTGCTCGCCTGCGCGCGCTGCAACGGCGACAAGAGCGGCGCGCTGCCGGCGGTGACGATCGTCGACCGCGTACTCCAGCGCGACCGTGACGTGCTGGAGCAGATCGCTTCCGAGCTGGTGTGGCCTACCCAGCATGACCGCGTCCTCGCCGCGGCCCGGGGCATCTATCGTGGGCAGCCCGCGGGGGTGCCGACGTGGTCGGGGTACAAGCGAAGCGAACGATTGGACATCAGCTTTCTTCCATCGTGGGCGTGA
- a CDS encoding excalibur calcium-binding domain-containing protein has translation MIRGLFTAISISAAAWAFTLAVAPQTLAEPEDVGCTELSYNGTCVYKNCTDAKAHGRCNITQDDPAYCAKQDRDGDGLACEC, from the coding sequence ATGATTCGTGGACTATTTACCGCTATATCAATTTCTGCCGCAGCCTGGGCTTTCACCCTGGCAGTAGCTCCCCAAACTTTGGCGGAACCGGAAGACGTCGGTTGCACCGAATTGAGCTACAACGGCACTTGCGTCTATAAGAACTGCACCGACGCGAAGGCGCACGGCAGATGCAACATCACACAAGACGACCCGGCCTATTGCGCTAAGCAAGACCGTGACGGCGACGGCCTCGCCTGCGAATGTTGA
- a CDS encoding serine/threonine-protein kinase: MKSLVGVTFGKYEVKTLLGKGGMGEVYEAYDTDKGRSVALKVLPDEYAADETFRTRFLRESRAAAVLQEPHVIPIHDWGEIDRTLFIDMRLVRGRTLHDMVKTRALKPQRAVDIVRQVASALDAAHKQGLIHRDVKPQNIIVTPDDFAYLVDFGIAEARGDTHLTMAGYQIGSFAYMAPERFRDEPTTLATDIYSLTCVLYEALTGKPPFSGGTEQLIAAHLSSDPPRPSARNPRVPASLDAVVARGMAKHPDDRYGTAGALARAAKRALDRSNQVEEATKEHEHFRRRPDSPPKGLEPISSSDDGDQRLERYVLPTLVAVAAVLVVIVIVLVVAIAVDDKSGPGTTTTVAYPTSGYPTYQEPTYGTPTTTSTYQQPTSETTPTQSTYPTAAPTTTRPMRIPSTTPATQDPEQRLRQIASGDRSYVASRLADLWVPQLSAKRYGTVEGGVPWDLRMALNEHLQLRQTYGARLLWSGNWSTFSERNYWVTVADITFPTADGALMWCKNRGFDRDHCIAKIVSTTRGVAGSTEYN; encoded by the coding sequence GTGAAATCGCTCGTCGGTGTGACCTTCGGCAAGTACGAAGTAAAGACCCTGCTCGGCAAGGGTGGCATGGGCGAGGTGTACGAGGCTTACGACACCGACAAGGGCCGAAGCGTCGCGCTGAAGGTGCTTCCCGATGAATACGCTGCCGACGAAACTTTTCGCACGCGTTTCCTACGTGAGTCGCGCGCGGCAGCGGTTCTGCAAGAGCCGCACGTCATTCCGATCCACGACTGGGGCGAGATCGACCGCACCCTGTTCATCGATATGCGACTGGTGCGAGGACGGACCCTGCACGACATGGTCAAGACACGCGCCCTCAAACCTCAGCGCGCGGTCGACATCGTCCGCCAAGTCGCCTCGGCGTTAGACGCGGCGCACAAACAGGGACTCATCCACCGCGATGTCAAGCCGCAGAACATCATCGTGACGCCCGACGACTTTGCTTATCTGGTCGACTTCGGAATCGCCGAAGCCAGAGGTGACACCCACCTGACCATGGCGGGATACCAAATAGGCAGCTTCGCCTACATGGCTCCAGAACGGTTCAGGGACGAACCGACCACTCTAGCCACCGACATCTATTCGCTTACCTGCGTCCTCTACGAAGCCTTGACAGGCAAGCCGCCATTCTCAGGCGGTACTGAGCAACTTATTGCAGCCCACCTTTCCTCGGATCCTCCGCGGCCAAGCGCAAGGAATCCCCGCGTTCCCGCCTCGCTCGACGCCGTCGTCGCGCGAGGCATGGCGAAACACCCCGATGATCGGTACGGCACCGCCGGCGCGCTGGCACGCGCCGCCAAACGCGCCCTCGACCGCTCCAATCAAGTTGAGGAGGCGACGAAAGAGCACGAGCACTTCAGGAGGCGGCCCGACTCCCCGCCAAAGGGCCTGGAACCAATATCTAGTTCAGATGATGGGGATCAACGGCTGGAGAGATACGTCCTTCCTACGCTCGTCGCCGTCGCAGCCGTTCTAGTCGTGATCGTGATCGTCCTTGTGGTTGCCATCGCCGTTGACGACAAGTCCGGCCCCGGTACCACGACTACCGTCGCTTACCCGACCTCCGGCTACCCCACGTACCAAGAGCCCACGTACGGGACACCGACAACGACGTCCACGTATCAGCAACCCACTTCCGAGACGACGCCAACTCAATCCACGTATCCGACGGCCGCGCCCACTACGACCAGACCGATGCGTATCCCGAGCACTACACCAGCGACTCAGGATCCCGAGCAGCGACTACGCCAAATCGCCTCTGGTGACCGGTCTTACGTTGCTTCGAGGCTTGCAGACCTCTGGGTCCCACAGCTCAGCGCCAAGAGATATGGAACTGTGGAGGGCGGGGTGCCGTGGGATCTCCGAATGGCACTCAACGAACACCTGCAGCTTCGGCAGACCTACGGCGCCAGGCTGCTCTGGTCCGGAAACTGGTCGACATTCTCGGAGCGTAACTACTGGGTGACCGTCGCGGACATTACCTTCCCCACTGCCGATGGCGCGTTGATGTGGTGCAAGAACAGGGGATTCGACCGCGACCACTGCATCGCGAAGATAGTCAGTACGACGCGAGGTGTGGCGGGGAGTACGGAGTACAACTAA
- a CDS encoding ATP-binding protein, with protein MGTANTLKNYVLALADADDALSEPARLAVLAALEDPEALGEALGDSGASPQLAETLNADDQSTEEPVGAYLASITVSGFRGIGPKVTVPLQPGPGLTVIAGRNGSGKSTLAEALELALTGVNSRWNDKPVVWSRNWRNLHSGDPAQIRIDIAEEGSGTTTIGVDWPRGDGVAVDDMERWIQRKGKKREPVSVLGWEAALTMYRPLLSYDELSSILEGRPSEFYDQLYRLLGLEQLTKAINLLDVEVKKLREPAAEAKKVADVLKPVLAAHEDPRAATALAQVKKTKPNLDLVRPLITGAAPNVPAAWEHASRLAVPTAEEAEPRCAALRSAAQAERQETRRADTLAADRARLLESGLAFHDQHGDQSCPVCGQGTLDENWAIAARAALERAESAARDLTAARAESHQARSSVVAMVRGVARPPLADAELTALPAARSAYDDFAELPLDDDLALVEHVEKTLPPLRAAYAQLAQEALSLIKGRDDAWSPVAQKLLEWLGKAEEAAAVAPQLAIATEASKWLQANAGQLRNERLAPLTEKSRQIWAALRQESNVDLGAIRLEGQRTNRRVVLQAAVDGAETEAFGVMSQGELQALALAIFIPRATSPESPFRFLVFDDPIQAMDPSKIDGFLDVLTTLAKDRQVIVLTHDNRLPAAIRTSRAPARIVEVTRAMNSAISVVDSTRPATRLLDDAFAIAADEAVPEDVKRSAIPALCREALEATAWDVYSSKAFAKGRSREEVETAWEEANKTAKRLALALAGDAEDSVAVDKWKAGGSARRNTLTVVNKGVHQGVSDYKGAVNDARLAIGDLAAGAA; from the coding sequence ATGGGGACGGCGAACACACTGAAGAATTACGTGCTGGCGCTCGCGGATGCCGACGACGCGCTGAGTGAACCGGCGCGGCTCGCCGTGCTGGCTGCGCTCGAGGACCCCGAGGCGTTGGGCGAAGCGCTGGGCGACAGCGGAGCGTCCCCGCAGCTTGCGGAGACGCTCAACGCCGACGACCAGTCAACGGAGGAACCCGTCGGGGCCTACCTCGCGTCGATCACCGTGTCAGGATTCCGCGGTATCGGCCCCAAAGTCACTGTCCCCCTTCAGCCGGGGCCGGGCCTGACGGTAATCGCTGGCCGCAACGGCTCGGGTAAATCGACGCTCGCCGAGGCTTTGGAGCTGGCCCTCACCGGCGTCAACTCCCGATGGAACGACAAGCCTGTGGTGTGGTCGCGCAACTGGCGCAACCTGCACTCCGGCGATCCCGCGCAGATCCGGATCGACATCGCCGAGGAAGGTTCGGGTACGACGACCATCGGTGTGGACTGGCCCAGGGGTGATGGCGTGGCCGTCGACGACATGGAGCGCTGGATTCAGCGCAAGGGCAAGAAACGCGAACCGGTCAGCGTGTTGGGCTGGGAAGCGGCGCTGACGATGTATCGACCACTGCTGAGCTACGACGAGCTCAGCAGCATTCTGGAAGGCAGGCCCAGCGAGTTCTATGACCAGCTCTACCGGTTGCTGGGTCTGGAGCAACTGACCAAAGCGATCAACCTTCTCGACGTGGAGGTCAAGAAGCTGAGGGAGCCGGCTGCCGAAGCGAAGAAGGTCGCCGACGTTCTTAAGCCGGTGCTGGCCGCTCACGAGGATCCGCGGGCCGCGACGGCGCTGGCACAGGTGAAGAAGACCAAGCCCAACCTCGATCTGGTCCGGCCGTTGATCACCGGCGCCGCGCCGAATGTGCCGGCGGCCTGGGAACACGCAAGTCGATTGGCGGTGCCGACGGCCGAGGAAGCCGAGCCACGGTGTGCCGCGTTGCGATCGGCCGCGCAGGCGGAACGGCAGGAGACGCGGCGCGCGGACACCCTGGCGGCGGACCGCGCGCGACTGCTGGAGTCGGGCCTCGCGTTTCACGATCAACATGGTGATCAGAGCTGCCCCGTATGCGGCCAGGGCACCCTCGACGAAAACTGGGCGATCGCCGCCCGCGCCGCCTTGGAGCGCGCCGAGAGCGCCGCGCGGGATCTGACCGCCGCCCGCGCCGAGAGCCACCAGGCTCGATCGTCCGTCGTTGCGATGGTGCGCGGCGTGGCACGTCCGCCGTTGGCCGATGCCGAGTTAACCGCGCTGCCGGCGGCGCGCAGCGCCTACGACGACTTCGCCGAGCTGCCCCTCGACGACGATCTCGCACTGGTCGAACACGTCGAGAAAACGCTGCCGCCGCTGCGTGCCGCCTACGCGCAGCTGGCCCAGGAAGCGTTGTCGTTGATTAAAGGGCGTGACGACGCGTGGAGCCCGGTGGCCCAGAAGCTGTTGGAGTGGCTGGGCAAGGCCGAGGAGGCCGCGGCGGTGGCCCCGCAGTTGGCGATCGCCACCGAAGCGTCGAAGTGGTTGCAGGCCAACGCCGGTCAACTGCGTAACGAGCGGCTGGCCCCGCTGACCGAGAAGTCACGTCAAATCTGGGCGGCGCTGCGCCAGGAGAGCAACGTCGACCTCGGTGCGATCCGCCTGGAGGGCCAGAGGACTAACCGGCGGGTGGTGCTGCAGGCCGCGGTCGACGGTGCGGAGACCGAGGCATTCGGCGTGATGAGCCAGGGCGAGCTGCAGGCGCTGGCCTTGGCCATCTTCATTCCGCGGGCCACCTCACCCGAAAGTCCCTTCCGCTTCCTGGTATTCGACGACCCGATCCAAGCGATGGACCCGTCGAAGATCGACGGATTCCTCGATGTGCTGACGACACTGGCCAAGGATCGGCAGGTGATCGTGTTGACCCACGACAACCGCCTGCCGGCGGCGATCCGCACCTCCCGTGCGCCGGCGCGGATTGTCGAGGTGACGCGGGCAATGAATTCGGCCATCAGCGTGGTGGATTCGACCCGACCGGCGACGCGGCTGCTCGACGACGCATTCGCCATCGCCGCCGACGAGGCGGTGCCGGAAGATGTCAAGCGGTCCGCCATTCCGGCGCTGTGCCGGGAGGCGTTGGAAGCCACCGCGTGGGATGTGTACTCGTCAAAGGCATTCGCGAAGGGTCGATCTCGCGAAGAGGTCGAAACCGCTTGGGAGGAAGCCAATAAGACTGCCAAGCGGTTGGCGCTCGCCCTCGCCGGTGACGCGGAAGACTCCGTCGCTGTCGACAAATGGAAAGCGGGAGGATCCGCCCGACGAAACACGCTCACCGTGGTGAACAAGGGAGTTCACCAGGGCGTGTCCGACTACAAGGGGGCGGTCAACGATGCTCGGCTCGCCATCGGTGACCTTGCGGCTGGTGCCGCATGA
- a CDS encoding dihydroorotate dehydrogenase-like protein, which yields MDLSTRYLGLELRNPLLASASPLSQTLNGVRQLADAGVGAVVLYSLFEEQVRREADHNELMAAQGSESCAEPLSCSPTTADPTSGAQRYLRLLERAAEAVDIPIIGSLNASTPGSWARYARCMRDAGAAAIELNIYYLPGDTGVSGTAVEQRHLDVLGEVKSAVTVPVAVKLSPYFSATADMVHRLDAAGADGLVLFNRFLQPNIDPETLSTVRGVTLSTPGDTRLPLMWIALLHGRIRASLAASSGVERAGDVAKYLLAGADVVQTASALLRHGPDYAAVFLQDLHIWMTRKGFRSLSEVRGLLAGSNAETSDSQERADYVWAVRKANSGMYEAY from the coding sequence ATGGACCTATCCACCCGTTACCTGGGACTGGAGCTGCGTAACCCGCTGCTGGCCTCGGCGTCACCGTTGAGCCAGACGCTGAACGGAGTCCGGCAGCTTGCCGACGCAGGCGTCGGTGCGGTCGTGCTGTATTCGCTATTCGAAGAACAAGTGCGTCGCGAAGCCGACCACAACGAGCTGATGGCTGCCCAGGGCAGCGAGAGTTGCGCCGAGCCGCTCAGCTGCTCCCCCACCACTGCCGATCCCACCAGTGGCGCCCAGCGCTACCTGCGCCTCCTCGAACGCGCGGCGGAGGCCGTCGACATCCCCATCATCGGCAGCCTCAACGCATCCACCCCCGGCAGCTGGGCCCGCTACGCCCGTTGTATGCGGGACGCCGGCGCTGCGGCGATCGAACTCAACATCTACTACCTTCCCGGCGACACCGGCGTCAGCGGTACCGCGGTCGAGCAACGCCACCTCGACGTGCTGGGCGAGGTCAAAAGCGCCGTAACGGTTCCGGTTGCAGTCAAGCTCAGCCCCTACTTCAGCGCGACGGCTGACATGGTGCACCGACTGGATGCCGCGGGGGCCGACGGCCTGGTGCTGTTCAACCGCTTTCTGCAGCCCAACATCGACCCCGAGACGCTCAGTACCGTGCGGGGTGTCACGCTGTCAACGCCCGGCGACACCCGCTTGCCGCTGATGTGGATTGCGTTGTTGCATGGACGGATCCGCGCCTCGCTGGCGGCCAGCTCCGGCGTGGAGCGTGCCGGTGACGTTGCCAAGTATCTGCTTGCCGGGGCGGATGTGGTACAGACGGCGTCGGCGCTGCTGCGTCACGGGCCCGACTACGCGGCTGTGTTCCTGCAGGATTTGCATATTTGGATGACCCGCAAGGGCTTTCGTTCTTTATCCGAAGTCCGTGGATTGTTGGCGGGGTCCAACGCCGAGACTTCGGATTCCCAAGAACGCGCGGACTACGTCTGGGCGGTACGCAAAGCCAACAGCGGTATGTACGAAGCCTATTGA
- the ppsA gene encoding phosphoenolpyruvate synthase, with amino-acid sequence MSQFKYVRFFEEVGIEDVPLVGGKNASLGEMYQKLSGQGIRVPHGFATTADAYKHVLESAGAMDALHEALDDLDTEDVTALARAGKRAREIVYGAGIPADLAAEIVGAYRMLQEEYGEDVSLAVRSSATAEDLPTASFAGQQETFLNITGSESLLDACRRCFASLFTDRAIHYRVVQGFDHFKVSLSIGIMKMVRSDLEASGVMFTIDTESGFNDVVFITGAYGLGENVVQGAVDPDEFYVHKPTYLAGHRAVLRRLVGDKAVKMVFVEGGTRATTRNIPSPKADRAKFCISDEDVLELAGYACTIEQHYGRPMDIEWAKDGLDGKLYIVQARPETAASQRSLTTVEHYVLEGRGEVLTEGRSVGEKVAAGTVKRIDHLKNLSDFQPGQVLVADTTTPDWEPVMKIAAAIVTNRGGRTCHAAIIARELGIPAVVGTGNATTRVKDGEVVTVSCVEGDTGRVYRGEVGFHVDRTAVDNLERPRTEIMINLGNPDLAFKTSFLPNDGVGLARMEFIVGEYIKVHPLALLHPEKVTDPEALRTIEQLLRGYSDGAEYFVQRLSEGIGTIAAAFWPKPVVVRMSDFKTNEYASLIGGSAFEPVEANPMIGFRGASRYAHPAYAEGFALECRAMKRVREDMGLTNVIIMLPFVRRVAEADLVLQTMADLGLRRGENGLKVYAMCEIPNNVILLDQFAKRFDGFSIGSNDLTQLTLGVDRDSEIVAFDYDERDDGVKEMIRLAVEGCQRNGIHSGLCGQAPSDYPDMAEFLVRCGIDSISLNPDVVVKTTRQILELEKQVVAQN; translated from the coding sequence ATGAGCCAGTTCAAATACGTTCGCTTCTTCGAAGAAGTCGGCATCGAAGACGTGCCGCTGGTGGGTGGCAAGAACGCCTCGCTCGGCGAGATGTATCAGAAGCTGTCCGGACAAGGCATCCGGGTGCCGCATGGCTTCGCGACCACCGCCGATGCCTATAAGCACGTGTTGGAAAGCGCCGGCGCCATGGATGCACTGCACGAGGCACTTGACGACCTGGACACCGAGGATGTCACCGCGTTGGCGCGCGCCGGCAAGCGCGCCCGCGAAATCGTCTACGGCGCTGGCATTCCCGCGGACCTGGCCGCCGAGATCGTGGGTGCCTACCGCATGCTGCAGGAAGAGTACGGCGAAGACGTTAGCCTCGCGGTGCGCAGCTCGGCCACCGCCGAGGACCTGCCGACGGCCAGCTTCGCCGGCCAGCAGGAAACCTTCCTCAACATCACCGGCTCGGAAAGCCTGCTGGACGCGTGCCGGCGTTGTTTCGCCAGCCTGTTCACCGACCGGGCCATCCACTACCGGGTCGTCCAAGGCTTCGACCATTTCAAGGTTTCGCTGTCGATCGGCATCATGAAGATGGTGCGCTCCGACCTTGAGGCGTCGGGTGTCATGTTCACCATCGACACCGAATCCGGCTTCAACGACGTCGTTTTCATCACCGGGGCTTACGGCCTTGGCGAGAACGTGGTTCAGGGTGCCGTCGATCCCGATGAGTTCTACGTCCACAAGCCGACCTACCTTGCCGGCCACCGCGCCGTGCTGCGCCGGCTGGTCGGCGACAAAGCGGTGAAGATGGTGTTCGTCGAAGGCGGAACGAGAGCCACGACCCGCAATATCCCCTCCCCCAAGGCCGACCGCGCCAAGTTTTGCATCAGCGATGAGGACGTTCTCGAACTGGCCGGTTATGCCTGCACCATCGAGCAGCACTACGGGCGGCCCATGGATATCGAGTGGGCCAAGGACGGTCTGGACGGGAAGCTGTATATCGTGCAGGCCCGACCCGAAACCGCTGCGTCACAACGCAGTTTGACGACCGTTGAGCACTATGTGCTCGAGGGACGGGGCGAGGTGCTGACCGAAGGACGTTCGGTCGGCGAGAAGGTCGCCGCGGGTACGGTCAAACGGATAGACCACCTCAAGAACCTGTCGGACTTCCAGCCTGGACAGGTCTTGGTTGCCGACACGACCACGCCGGACTGGGAGCCGGTCATGAAGATCGCTGCCGCGATTGTGACGAACCGCGGTGGGCGGACCTGCCATGCGGCGATCATCGCGCGCGAACTGGGCATCCCGGCGGTCGTCGGCACCGGCAATGCCACCACGCGGGTGAAGGACGGCGAGGTTGTCACGGTGTCCTGCGTGGAGGGCGACACCGGGCGGGTGTACCGGGGCGAGGTCGGGTTCCACGTCGACCGCACGGCGGTCGACAACCTGGAGCGGCCGCGCACCGAGATCATGATCAACCTCGGCAACCCCGATCTGGCGTTCAAGACGTCGTTCCTGCCCAACGACGGGGTGGGGTTGGCGCGGATGGAGTTCATCGTCGGCGAGTACATCAAGGTGCACCCGTTGGCCCTGCTGCATCCCGAGAAGGTCACCGACCCAGAGGCTTTGCGGACGATCGAACAGCTGCTGCGCGGTTACTCCGATGGAGCCGAGTACTTCGTCCAGCGCCTTTCGGAGGGTATCGGCACGATTGCAGCCGCCTTTTGGCCCAAGCCGGTGGTGGTGCGGATGTCGGACTTCAAGACCAACGAATACGCCAGCCTGATTGGTGGGAGCGCCTTTGAGCCCGTCGAGGCCAACCCGATGATCGGGTTCCGCGGTGCCTCGCGCTACGCGCACCCGGCCTATGCGGAGGGCTTCGCGCTGGAGTGCCGCGCGATGAAGCGGGTGCGCGAGGACATGGGTCTGACGAACGTCATCATCATGCTGCCGTTCGTGCGCAGGGTCGCCGAGGCTGACCTGGTGTTGCAGACGATGGCCGACCTTGGTTTGCGCCGCGGGGAGAACGGTTTGAAGGTGTACGCGATGTGCGAAATCCCTAACAACGTCATCCTTCTCGACCAGTTCGCCAAGCGGTTCGACGGCTTCTCCATCGGCTCCAACGACCTGACGCAGCTGACGCTCGGCGTCGACCGGGACAGCGAGATCGTGGCGTTCGACTACGACGAGCGCGACGACGGCGTCAAGGAGATGATCCGCCTGGCCGTGGAAGGTTGCCAGCGCAACGGGATTCACTCCGGGCTGTGTGGGCAGGCGCCGTCGGACTATCCGGACATGGCGGAGTTCTTGGTGCGTTGCGGCATCGACTCGATCTCGTTGAATCCGGACGTGGTGGTCAAGACGACGCGGCAGATTCTCGAACTGGAGAAGCAGGTGGTGGCGCAGAACTGA
- a CDS encoding alpha/beta fold hydrolase: MKLTNPLRHPFRVPRVEKPRAEGRFFLPDGRRLGYAEFGDPSGEVVLWFHGSPGARRQFPLVGRRAARELGLRVILIERPGSGMSDPHAYDAIADWATDMAHVADALGAERLGVVGLSGGGPYALACGAISPLADRVAAVAVLGGTVPSVGPDAVAGTVSDLARRFAPLISALRGAMAATTTGLVTPLIPLAHYAIQGVAGLMPEGDQIVFADPEIEGMFIDDILVCMKGGFQAIYGDARLFGRDWGFRFADVQVPVRWWHGDSDPIVSLPAAEQAVSRLPNGELVLLPGTSHLGGFAQADKVLEFIRAQLDESRESLVRDVDGL, translated from the coding sequence ATGAAGCTGACCAATCCACTTCGCCACCCGTTCCGCGTGCCGCGGGTCGAGAAGCCGCGCGCGGAAGGTCGCTTCTTCCTGCCGGACGGCCGCCGCCTCGGCTACGCCGAGTTCGGTGACCCGTCAGGCGAGGTGGTGTTGTGGTTCCACGGGTCACCCGGCGCGCGACGCCAATTCCCACTGGTCGGGCGGCGCGCCGCCCGCGAGCTCGGCCTACGCGTCATCCTCATTGAGCGGCCGGGGTCCGGTATGTCCGATCCGCACGCCTACGACGCGATCGCGGATTGGGCAACCGACATGGCGCACGTGGCCGACGCACTCGGTGCGGAGCGACTGGGCGTCGTCGGCCTCTCCGGCGGTGGGCCCTATGCCTTGGCTTGCGGTGCAATTTCACCGCTGGCCGACCGGGTGGCCGCCGTCGCCGTGCTCGGCGGCACGGTTCCGTCAGTCGGTCCCGATGCCGTCGCCGGCACCGTCTCCGACCTGGCCCGGCGCTTCGCCCCCTTGATCTCGGCGCTGCGCGGGGCGATGGCCGCGACGACTACCGGACTGGTGACGCCGCTGATCCCGTTGGCGCACTACGCCATTCAGGGAGTTGCCGGCTTAATGCCCGAGGGCGACCAGATCGTCTTCGCCGATCCCGAGATCGAGGGCATGTTCATCGACGACATCCTCGTTTGCATGAAGGGCGGTTTCCAGGCCATTTACGGCGATGCCCGACTCTTCGGGCGGGACTGGGGTTTTCGGTTCGCCGACGTGCAGGTGCCGGTGCGGTGGTGGCACGGCGATTCCGACCCCATCGTGTCGCTCCCTGCCGCCGAACAGGCCGTGTCGCGGCTGCCCAACGGCGAGCTCGTCCTGCTGCCGGGTACGAGTCACCTGGGTGGTTTCGCCCAGGCCGACAAGGTGCTCGAGTTCATTCGGGCACAGTTGGATGAGTCGCGTGAGTCGCTGGTTCGCGACGTCGACGGTCTCTGA
- a CDS encoding DUF732 domain-containing protein, giving the protein MGVPVALGASLAMCAAVALSAPARADQNDFISQLDSMGVRYESISDVIDIGRALCHDLRDGVTPPPLLARLKSTGFAPAESAIILLSAIDNMCPDTKDDVVAWARSNGYTGPG; this is encoded by the coding sequence ATGGGTGTACCAGTAGCTTTGGGGGCTTCGCTGGCGATGTGCGCAGCGGTAGCGTTGTCGGCGCCGGCCCGCGCCGATCAAAACGACTTCATTTCGCAGCTCGACAGCATGGGCGTGCGCTACGAGTCGATATCCGACGTGATCGACATCGGTAGAGCGCTCTGTCACGATCTGCGAGATGGTGTGACACCGCCTCCGCTGCTCGCCAGATTGAAAAGCACGGGGTTCGCGCCGGCCGAGTCGGCGATCATCCTGTTGTCGGCCATAGACAACATGTGCCCGGACACGAAGGATGATGTCGTCGCCTGGGCGCGCAGTAATGGTTACACGGGTCCGGGGTAG